The DNA segment CTCGATCACCTGCTTCTTCTGATCAGGAGGCATGGATTGCCAGCGCTTTCTATTGTTCTCATTGTGGTCATCGCCGGCAGAGGCTGTACCGAGTTGCATCACCAGAAGCAATGCCGCAGCAGCCATGTATAACATGTTAGTCATGTAAGGCTCAGCTCCAGGGAGCTTCTTTCCGGTTCCTTTATGCTCCTGGACGGCTCTTCAGCAAAGGGCAGATCGTCAATCTTGACGAGCTCATCAAGCTCTTCAAAAAAGTCACCCTCCTGCAGAATGAGCAGATTTGCGATGATCTCATCCTCACTGATATCGCCGGCGGTGACTGCCTGGATCGGAGACTGCTTCCTGGCAAGCTCCTGTATGGATCGGCCCTTTAGTCCCGTATAATACACCGCAAGTCCCACGACAAGGATCAGGGCAGCAGCCAGTGACATAATCGCGCGCACTGAGACCGCATTCCTCCGGGGCTTCGCAGACTGAAGGATATTCCTGCGCATTCCGTCGGGAGGGGCACTATCCTCCCATGCATCAAGTACCTGCCACCCCTTGAGCAGTTTTGCGTAGTTAGCAGCGCACTGATCACAAACGCCAAGATGCTGACGAATGCTCTCCCCGGCGGCCGGAGCAAGCTCGTGATCCATATACGCTGACAGATTATCCTTAATTTCCCTGCAGTCCATGCCTGACCTCCTGTTCATTGAACACAGT comes from the Nitrospirota bacterium genome and includes:
- a CDS encoding zf-HC2 domain-containing protein codes for the protein MDCREIKDNLSAYMDHELAPAAGESIRQHLGVCDQCAANYAKLLKGWQVLDAWEDSAPPDGMRRNILQSAKPRRNAVSVRAIMSLAAALILVVGLAVYYTGLKGRSIQELARKQSPIQAVTAGDISEDEIIANLLILQEGDFFEELDELVKIDDLPFAEEPSRSIKEPERSSLELSLT